A window from Burkholderiales bacterium encodes these proteins:
- a CDS encoding DUF3971 domain-containing protein, translating to MSPLSRTLSATLHGLRHFSRAALFVLLAGFLGLAVSLLALRYGLFPNADAFRGHVARYAEEALGLPVTLGRLEAGWRDLRPELRVSEVRVLDPAGQPALALGRVEAILSWSALLRGELGFYRLAADAPAVHVRRDPQGRWWVAGLPLDRAGEGASSAWSEWLLRQRSVLVRGAAVVWEDGLRGAPPLALTQVELRLENGFGRHRFALEASAPTAGGGRLEVRGDLKKGLFFDDLKSLKGEVYLALDRMDVAAWRPWLPLPEGLHTGTGAARAWVTLQGGGAVAVTADVQLAGVTVALSPELPPFALTALGGRLGWNREAGGYEISTRGLSLTTREGLRLTPTDFRFRRTGEGAHTRWEIQANTLDLGVLASLARHLPLPVEVQERLAALAPRGTVSGLEASWRGDLADASDYRVRARFDALELNPYGHAPGFRGLSGTVEGTDRAGSFALSGKGAMLDLPRVFPRPLAFDQLAVQGGWVKKGEQGTEISLRQVTFANADLAGSAAGRYWTAPSGPGRIDLTGRLTRAEVRRVHAYLPWVVNEATRTWLRDALLAGRASNGELVLKGALEHFPFAEEGQGEFRVTAKASGVQLHYADGWPRIEGIEADLTFRGAGMEITSGRGTLLGARLGGVRAVIPDLGSPEPLLTVTGEAQGDTSAFLRFIDESPVGNRIGGFTRGMEAAGSGRLALKLEVPLRHSRDATVEGAYAFQANRIAFLAGVPPLEEVTGTLRFTDREVAAEGIDARFLGGPVRLSAATVGDEVRLSASGRLEAEAWQARGASDWARLLSGATDWRFTQVIRRGGTEETLESSLEGLSLALPAPLAKSAQEPLPLRVTRRPAGPGSYALTVSLGERASAQLILRGAPSSAALERGTLVLGAGTAEAQRQGLWITGSTPTLDLDRWLEWLPKEGAGTGPGQIGFDVRAGRLFAFNRLFHEVEAAGEQRQGTLRLRLAGREIAGDVTWEGAGRRKLTARLDRLTIPSDETLGRGEAETPPEERDLPGLDIVAERFTLNGVHHGRLELLAEPQGGLWRIHKLSLEHPDGVLTASGEWQRRPGPPRTRLSVDLAVADLGRFASRLKLGEGMRGGAGSVKGILEWNGVPYAMDYPTLAGQLTLAFDDGQFLEAEPGVGKLLGILSLQALPRRVALDFTDVFSKGFAFEKIRGEVRLTQGIARTEELTIEGPSARVRMQGEVDLARETQNLRIKVMPSLSETAALATGVVGGPVVGLATLALSKVLQDPFDQMAAFEYHVAGTWVDPKVTKIPRRIGNLLPP from the coding sequence TTGAGCCCGCTTTCCCGTACCCTGTCGGCCACGTTGCACGGCCTGCGCCATTTCTCCCGCGCCGCCTTGTTCGTCCTGCTGGCCGGATTCCTCGGCCTCGCGGTCTCCCTCCTGGCCCTGCGCTACGGGTTGTTCCCCAACGCCGACGCCTTCCGCGGTCATGTGGCCCGCTACGCCGAAGAAGCCCTGGGGCTTCCGGTGACCCTGGGCCGTCTGGAGGCTGGCTGGCGGGACTTGAGGCCCGAGCTGCGGGTGAGCGAGGTGCGGGTACTGGATCCCGCCGGGCAGCCCGCCCTCGCCCTGGGGCGCGTGGAGGCGATCCTCTCCTGGTCCGCCCTGCTGCGGGGGGAATTGGGTTTTTACCGGCTGGCGGCCGACGCGCCGGCGGTCCACGTGCGGCGGGACCCCCAAGGCAGGTGGTGGGTTGCGGGGCTGCCCCTGGATCGGGCCGGGGAGGGCGCCTCCAGCGCCTGGAGCGAATGGCTGCTGCGCCAGCGGTCGGTGCTCGTGCGGGGTGCCGCGGTGGTATGGGAGGACGGGTTGCGGGGCGCCCCGCCCCTGGCCCTCACCCAGGTGGAGCTGCGGCTGGAGAACGGCTTCGGGCGGCATCGCTTCGCCCTGGAAGCTTCGGCACCGACGGCCGGAGGCGGGCGCCTGGAGGTGCGGGGCGACCTGAAGAAGGGGCTCTTCTTCGATGACCTGAAGAGCCTGAAGGGCGAGGTGTACCTGGCCCTGGACCGGATGGACGTGGCCGCGTGGCGGCCCTGGCTTCCCCTTCCCGAAGGCCTGCACACGGGCACCGGCGCCGCCAGGGCCTGGGTGACCCTCCAGGGGGGCGGAGCCGTCGCCGTGACGGCCGACGTGCAGTTGGCCGGCGTGACGGTAGCCCTTTCCCCCGAGTTGCCCCCTTTCGCCCTGACCGCCCTGGGGGGGCGGCTTGGCTGGAACCGGGAGGCGGGGGGGTACGAGATATCGACCCGGGGCTTGAGCCTCACGACCCGGGAGGGCCTGCGCCTCACCCCCACCGATTTCCGCTTCCGGCGTACCGGGGAAGGGGCGCACACCCGGTGGGAGATCCAGGCGAACACCCTGGACCTGGGGGTGCTGGCGAGCCTCGCCCGCCATCTGCCCTTGCCCGTGGAGGTGCAGGAGCGGCTCGCGGCCCTGGCGCCTCGGGGCACGGTCTCAGGGCTGGAGGCTTCCTGGCGGGGAGACTTGGCCGACGCGAGCGACTACCGGGTGCGGGCCCGGTTCGACGCCCTGGAGCTCAACCCCTACGGGCACGCGCCCGGGTTCCGGGGCCTGAGCGGCACGGTGGAGGGGACTGATCGGGCGGGCTCCTTCGCCCTGTCGGGTAAAGGGGCGATGCTCGATCTTCCTCGGGTTTTCCCCCGGCCCCTGGCCTTCGACCAATTGGCGGTGCAGGGCGGATGGGTGAAGAAGGGGGAGCAGGGCACCGAGATCAGTCTTCGCCAGGTGACCTTCGCCAACGCCGACCTGGCGGGCAGCGCCGCGGGCCGATACTGGACCGCCCCTTCGGGCCCCGGCCGCATCGATCTCACCGGAAGGCTCACCCGGGCTGAAGTCCGACGGGTCCACGCCTATCTCCCCTGGGTCGTGAACGAGGCGACCCGGACGTGGCTGCGGGACGCCCTCCTGGCCGGTCGGGCTTCCAACGGGGAACTCGTCCTCAAGGGGGCACTGGAACACTTCCCCTTCGCCGAGGAGGGCCAGGGGGAGTTTCGGGTGACCGCCAAGGCGTCCGGCGTACAGCTCCACTATGCCGATGGCTGGCCCCGGATCGAAGGGATCGAAGCGGACTTGACTTTCCGCGGCGCGGGAATGGAGATCACCTCGGGCCGCGGCACCCTCCTGGGGGCCCGGCTGGGTGGCGTGCGGGCGGTGATTCCGGACCTGGGCTCCCCGGAACCCTTGCTCACGGTGACCGGGGAGGCCCAGGGGGACACCAGCGCCTTCCTGCGCTTCATCGACGAGAGCCCGGTGGGCAACCGCATCGGCGGCTTTACCCGGGGGATGGAGGCGGCGGGGAGCGGGCGGCTTGCCCTGAAATTGGAGGTGCCCTTGCGCCACAGCCGGGACGCCACAGTGGAAGGCGCTTATGCCTTCCAGGCCAACCGCATCGCCTTCCTGGCCGGCGTGCCGCCCCTGGAGGAAGTGACGGGAACGCTGCGCTTCACCGACCGAGAGGTGGCGGCGGAGGGGATCGACGCCCGCTTCCTGGGAGGGCCGGTCCGCCTTTCCGCCGCCACCGTGGGGGACGAGGTGCGCCTGAGCGCCAGCGGGCGGCTAGAAGCGGAGGCCTGGCAGGCGAGGGGGGCGTCGGACTGGGCCCGGCTGCTCTCCGGCGCCACCGACTGGCGCTTCACCCAGGTGATCCGCCGGGGCGGCACCGAAGAGACGCTGGAATCGTCCCTGGAGGGGCTCTCCCTGGCCTTGCCCGCTCCCCTGGCGAAATCCGCTCAGGAGCCCCTGCCCTTGCGGGTGACCCGGCGGCCGGCCGGCCCCGGGTCCTACGCCCTCACCGTCTCCCTGGGCGAGCGGGCGTCCGCTCAGCTCATTTTAAGGGGCGCGCCCTCCTCCGCCGCCCTGGAGCGGGGCACCCTCGTGCTGGGGGCCGGGACGGCGGAGGCGCAGCGGCAAGGGCTGTGGATCACCGGCTCGACCCCCACCCTCGACCTGGACCGCTGGCTGGAATGGCTGCCCAAGGAAGGCGCCGGAACCGGTCCGGGCCAGATCGGCTTCGATGTCCGGGCGGGGCGCCTGTTCGCTTTCAACCGCCTGTTCCACGAGGTGGAGGCGGCGGGGGAGCAACGCCAAGGCACCTTGCGGCTGCGCCTCGCCGGCCGGGAGATCGCGGGGGACGTGACCTGGGAGGGCGCCGGCAGGAGAAAGCTCACGGCCCGCCTGGACCGGCTCACCATCCCCTCAGACGAAACCCTAGGGCGGGGCGAGGCGGAAACGCCGCCCGAGGAACGGGACCTCCCGGGCCTGGACATCGTGGCCGAGCGCTTCACCCTGAACGGGGTGCACCACGGCCGGCTGGAGCTCCTGGCCGAGCCCCAGGGAGGGTTGTGGCGCATCCACAAGCTCTCCCTGGAGCATCCCGACGGCGTGCTCACCGCCTCCGGGGAATGGCAGCGGCGTCCCGGCCCCCCGCGCACCCGGTTATCCGTGGACCTGGCGGTGGCCGACTTGGGGCGCTTCGCCTCGCGCCTCAAGCTGGGGGAAGGGATGCGCGGCGGCGCGGGCAGCGTCAAGGGCATCCTGGAGTGGAACGGAGTTCCGTACGCCATGGATTACCCGACCCTCGCGGGTCAGCTTACCCTGGCGTTCGACGACGGCCAATTCCTGGAGGCGGAGCCGGGGGTGGGGAAGCTCCTGGGCATCCTGAGCCTGCAGGCGCTGCCCCGGCGCGTCGCCCTGGACTTCACCGACGTCTTCAGCAAGGGTTTCGCCTTCGAGAAGATCCGCGGCGAGGTGCGCCTCACCCAGGGAATCGCCCGCACCGAGGAACTCACCATCGAGGGTCCTTCCGCTCGGGTGAGGATGCAGGGCGAGGTGGACCTCGCCCGGGAGACCCAGAACCTGCGGATCAAGGTGATGCCGTCTCTGTCCGAGACGGCGGCCCTCGCCACCGGCGTGGTGGGCGGGCCCGTGGTGGGCTTGGCGACCCTGGCCCTCTCCAAGGTGCTCCAGGACCCCTTCGATCAGATGGCGGCGTTTGAATACCACGTGGCGGGAACCTGGGTGGATCCCAAGGTGACCAAAATTCCCAGACGCATCGGCAACCTGCTGCCTCCATGA
- the glnE gene encoding glutamate-ammonia-ligase adenylyltransferase: MGAENPATYGQAAEFLSRVRRLSRYAERLLAADPSLGEELAARLQEPYTPQAMQAFLDERPAGDPSTLASALRQLRRRVMLRVMARDLGGLASLEEVTGTMTALADLAITRARDAHHAWLAQRYGQPVGGETGCSQDLLVVGMGKLGGGELNVSSDVDLVFVYPEEGQTDGPKPISNHEFFTRLGQRLAGALHDFTPEGFVFRVDLRLRPFGESGPLVVNFPSLEHYLITQGREWERYAWIKARVVCGSRAQELERLTRPFVFRKYLDFGAYASMRSLHAQIREEVKRRELTDNIKLGPGGIREIEFIAQVFQLIRGGQVPPLRARPTLTVLRCLGEMKLLPEAAVAELTEAYGFLRRLEHRLQYLDDQQTQSLPESAADRALVAEAMGFAGWPQLAGALARHRAAVTRHFEQVFASPQPAPAHSALEALWEERLPADQASACLAELGYRDAESICDRLAKFRRGPRYQSLSRASQRVLDALVPAVIVSAARQADPDATLEGLLNLLEAVSRRAAYLALLSEYPQALERVAKVASASRWACDYLTRHPIVLDELLDTRELYSAPDWRQAAQQLRQLLDDAEGDTERQMDVLRHFHHAMVFRLLAKDLEGLLPVETLADHLTALADLILSEVLRLAWAGLKGRHREAPRFAIIGYGKLGGKELGYASDLDLIFLYDDPDSAAPELYAKLAQRINSWLTSYTPAGVLYDTDLRLRPDGASGLLVSPLEAFAAYQREKAWVWEHQALTRARFVTGDAAVGEGFEAIRKEVLCQRRDLAALRREITAMRRKMLEAHPNKSGLFDLKHDRGGIIDVEFTVQYLVLGYSHAHPELTANIGNLALLRLAAALSLIPEELAERVRQGYREFRRRQHHLRLNGARYARVPPKKWPRRWPRCASCGAAYSGRIDSAAQPLATLTGSVARPRLPGALRPRSR, from the coding sequence ATGGGCGCCGAAAACCCTGCCACCTACGGCCAGGCCGCCGAGTTCCTCTCCCGCGTGCGGCGCTTGAGCCGCTACGCCGAGCGCCTGCTGGCCGCCGATCCTTCCCTGGGCGAAGAACTGGCCGCCCGGCTGCAAGAACCTTACACGCCCCAGGCCATGCAAGCCTTCCTGGACGAGCGGCCCGCCGGCGATCCGAGCACCTTGGCCTCGGCCCTGCGGCAATTGCGCCGCCGGGTGATGCTCCGGGTGATGGCCCGGGACCTGGGCGGGCTCGCTTCCCTGGAGGAGGTCACCGGCACCATGACGGCGCTGGCGGATCTCGCCATCACCCGGGCCCGGGACGCCCACCACGCCTGGCTGGCGCAGCGCTACGGGCAGCCCGTCGGGGGCGAGACCGGCTGCTCCCAGGACCTGCTGGTGGTGGGCATGGGCAAGCTGGGGGGCGGGGAACTCAACGTCTCCTCCGACGTGGACCTGGTGTTCGTCTACCCCGAAGAGGGACAGACCGACGGCCCCAAGCCCATCAGCAACCACGAGTTCTTCACCCGCCTGGGCCAGCGGCTCGCGGGGGCGCTCCACGACTTCACCCCCGAGGGCTTCGTCTTCCGGGTGGACCTGCGCCTGCGCCCTTTCGGGGAGAGCGGTCCCCTGGTGGTGAACTTCCCGAGCCTGGAGCATTACCTCATCACCCAGGGACGGGAGTGGGAGCGCTACGCCTGGATCAAGGCCCGGGTGGTGTGCGGCAGCCGGGCCCAGGAGCTGGAGCGGCTCACCCGCCCCTTCGTCTTCCGCAAGTACCTGGACTTCGGCGCCTACGCCTCCATGCGCAGCCTCCACGCCCAGATCCGGGAGGAGGTGAAGCGCCGGGAGCTCACGGACAACATCAAGCTGGGCCCGGGGGGCATCCGGGAGATCGAGTTCATCGCCCAGGTGTTCCAGTTGATCCGCGGCGGCCAGGTGCCCCCGTTGCGGGCCCGCCCCACCCTCACCGTGCTGCGGTGCCTGGGGGAAATGAAGCTGCTGCCCGAAGCGGCGGTGGCGGAGCTGACGGAGGCCTACGGGTTCCTGCGCCGCCTAGAGCACCGGCTCCAATACCTGGACGACCAGCAGACCCAGTCCCTGCCGGAGTCCGCCGCCGACCGGGCCCTCGTCGCCGAGGCCATGGGCTTCGCCGGTTGGCCGCAGCTCGCCGGGGCCCTCGCCCGGCACCGGGCGGCGGTCACCCGCCATTTCGAGCAGGTCTTCGCCAGTCCCCAGCCAGCGCCCGCCCACAGCGCCCTAGAGGCCCTGTGGGAAGAACGCCTCCCCGCCGACCAGGCGAGCGCCTGCCTGGCCGAGCTGGGCTACCGGGACGCCGAGTCGATCTGCGACCGGCTCGCCAAGTTCCGGCGGGGGCCCCGCTACCAGAGTCTGTCCCGTGCCAGCCAGAGGGTGCTGGACGCCCTGGTGCCGGCGGTCATCGTCTCGGCCGCCCGCCAGGCCGATCCCGACGCCACCCTGGAGGGGCTCCTCAACCTTCTGGAGGCGGTGAGCCGCCGGGCGGCCTATCTCGCCTTGCTCAGCGAATACCCCCAGGCGCTGGAGCGGGTGGCCAAGGTGGCCAGCGCCAGCCGTTGGGCCTGCGACTATCTCACCCGCCACCCCATCGTGCTGGACGAGCTGCTGGACACCCGGGAGCTCTACAGCGCCCCCGACTGGCGCCAGGCGGCCCAGCAACTGCGCCAGCTCCTGGACGACGCCGAAGGCGACACCGAGCGGCAGATGGACGTGCTGCGCCACTTCCACCACGCCATGGTGTTCCGGCTGCTGGCCAAGGACCTGGAAGGGCTGCTCCCCGTGGAGACCCTGGCCGATCATTTGACGGCTCTGGCGGACCTGATCCTCTCCGAGGTGCTGCGCCTCGCCTGGGCCGGCCTCAAGGGCCGCCACCGGGAGGCGCCCCGCTTCGCCATCATCGGCTACGGGAAGCTGGGCGGGAAGGAGCTGGGCTACGCCTCCGACCTGGACCTGATCTTCCTCTACGACGACCCCGACTCGGCCGCCCCCGAGCTCTACGCCAAGCTCGCCCAGCGCATCAATTCCTGGCTCACCAGCTACACCCCCGCCGGCGTGCTGTACGACACCGACCTGCGGCTGCGGCCCGACGGGGCGAGCGGCCTCCTGGTCTCGCCGCTGGAAGCCTTCGCCGCCTACCAGCGGGAGAAGGCCTGGGTGTGGGAGCACCAGGCCTTGACCCGGGCCCGCTTCGTGACCGGGGACGCGGCCGTGGGGGAAGGCTTCGAGGCCATCCGCAAGGAAGTGCTGTGCCAGCGGCGGGACCTCGCCGCCCTCAGGCGCGAGATCACGGCCATGCGGCGCAAAATGCTGGAGGCCCACCCCAACAAGAGCGGGCTGTTCGACCTGAAGCACGACCGGGGCGGGATCATCGACGTGGAGTTCACGGTCCAGTACTTGGTGCTCGGGTACTCCCACGCCCACCCGGAGCTCACCGCCAACATCGGCAACCTGGCGCTGCTCAGGCTCGCCGCCGCCCTCTCCCTCATCCCGGAGGAGCTGGCCGAGCGGGTGCGCCAGGGCTACCGGGAGTTCCGCCGCCGCCAGCACCACCTGCGGCTGAACGGAGCCCGCTACGCCCGCGTTCCCCCGAAGAAGTGGCCGAGGCGGTGGCCGCGGTGCGCGAGCTGTGGCGCAGCGTATTCGGGGAGGATTGACTCGGCCGCTCAGCCGCTTGCGACGCTCACCGGCTCGGTGGCGAGGCCGCGCCTGCCCGGCGCCTTGCGCCCGAGGAGCCGGTAG
- the cya gene encoding adenylate cyclase, translated as MGGRFPSALAALKTAGGLPLAEEECLRRQLMVFAAGLMSFGVMAWLAIYWAVGVAFSTTVPLAYQLALVVSLAYFLMSGNFAVFRLVQLSLFLFFPFLMQWSIGSFVNSSGVMLWALLAPVGALVVQGPRESIPWFVAYGVMTALSGFFDYYLAAPGQASLPMQAIAVFFALNFAGVSCVVYALLAYFVAANARIRARLAEQHRLLEEEQRKSERLLNNILPAPIARRLKGGESVIADGHGDVIVMFADLVNFTRLTQELPPERLVALLDKVFSMFDALVQSHGLDKIKTVGDAYMVAGGLAPENPRPHRAVAELSLAMRALIGAHPELRAHGLNIHVGIASGPAMAGVIGTRRIVYDLWGDTVNTASRLTAEAPPGCIQVDAATHLRLAGEYAFEGPVEILVKGKGKMAVYRLLGRKAPGRRGLATEPVSVASG; from the coding sequence ATGGGTGGCAGGTTTCCATCGGCGCTGGCTGCGCTCAAGACGGCGGGAGGGCTGCCGCTGGCGGAGGAGGAGTGCCTCAGGCGCCAGCTTATGGTCTTCGCCGCCGGGCTCATGAGCTTCGGCGTCATGGCCTGGCTCGCCATCTACTGGGCCGTGGGGGTGGCCTTCTCCACCACGGTGCCCCTTGCCTACCAGCTCGCCCTAGTGGTTTCGCTGGCGTACTTCCTGATGAGCGGCAACTTCGCCGTCTTCCGCCTGGTCCAGCTTAGCCTGTTCCTGTTCTTTCCTTTCCTGATGCAGTGGAGCATCGGGAGCTTCGTGAACTCCTCGGGGGTGATGCTGTGGGCGCTGCTGGCACCGGTGGGCGCCCTGGTGGTGCAGGGCCCGCGGGAGTCGATCCCCTGGTTCGTGGCCTACGGCGTCATGACGGCGCTATCGGGCTTCTTCGACTACTACCTCGCCGCGCCCGGGCAGGCCAGCCTCCCGATGCAGGCGATCGCGGTGTTCTTCGCCTTGAACTTCGCCGGCGTCTCCTGCGTGGTCTATGCTCTCCTCGCCTACTTCGTCGCGGCGAACGCCCGCATCCGGGCGCGGCTCGCCGAACAGCACCGGCTGCTGGAGGAGGAGCAGCGCAAGTCCGAGCGGCTGCTCAACAACATCCTGCCGGCGCCCATCGCCCGCCGGCTCAAGGGGGGCGAGAGCGTCATCGCCGACGGCCATGGCGATGTCATCGTCATGTTCGCCGATCTGGTCAACTTCACCCGGCTCACCCAGGAGCTGCCCCCGGAGCGCTTGGTGGCCCTGCTCGACAAGGTCTTCTCCATGTTCGACGCCCTGGTGCAGAGCCACGGATTGGACAAGATCAAGACCGTGGGGGACGCGTACATGGTGGCGGGCGGGCTCGCGCCGGAGAATCCCCGTCCCCACCGGGCTGTGGCGGAGCTGTCGCTGGCGATGCGCGCCCTGATCGGCGCCCACCCAGAGCTGCGCGCCCACGGGCTCAACATCCACGTGGGCATCGCCTCGGGTCCGGCCATGGCCGGCGTCATCGGCACCCGGCGCATCGTCTACGACCTGTGGGGGGACACGGTGAACACCGCGAGCCGGCTCACGGCGGAAGCGCCCCCGGGCTGCATCCAGGTGGACGCCGCCACCCACCTGCGGCTCGCCGGCGAATACGCTTTCGAGGGTCCGGTGGAGATCCTGGTCAAGGGCAAGGGAAAGATGGCCGTCTACCGGCTCCTCGGGCGCAAGGCGCCGGGCAGGCGCGGCCTCGCCACCGAGCCGGTGAGCGTCGCAAGCGGCTGA
- the ilvE gene encoding branched chain amino acid aminotransferase, whose product MSLADRDGFIWYDGKLVPWRQATTHVCTHTLHYGLGVFEGLRAYKTARGTAIFRLEEHTDRLYRSAHIFGMKIPYRRETLLEAQKEVVRANRLESCYVRPIAFYGAEALGISAKTISVHVAIAAWPWGAYLGAEGLEKGIRVKTSSFSRHHVNVTMCKAKAVGSYSNSILANQEATNDGYDEALLLDVEGYVAEGSGENIFIVRNGVLYTPDLTSALEGITRDTVIQLAREAGLTVVEKRITRDEVYIADEAFFTGTAAEVTPIRELDNRMIGSGSRGPVTARLQSMFFDVVNGRSEKHLGWLSFL is encoded by the coding sequence ATGTCATTAGCCGACCGCGACGGTTTCATCTGGTACGACGGCAAGCTGGTGCCGTGGCGCCAGGCCACCACCCATGTATGCACCCATACCCTGCACTACGGCCTGGGGGTGTTCGAGGGCCTGAGGGCCTACAAGACCGCGCGGGGAACGGCCATCTTCCGCCTCGAGGAGCACACGGACCGCCTGTACCGCTCGGCCCATATCTTCGGCATGAAGATTCCCTACCGCCGGGAGACCCTGCTGGAGGCGCAGAAGGAGGTGGTGCGGGCCAACAGGCTCGAGTCCTGCTACGTGCGGCCCATCGCCTTCTACGGCGCCGAAGCCCTGGGCATCTCGGCCAAGACCATCTCGGTGCACGTGGCCATCGCCGCCTGGCCCTGGGGGGCTTACCTGGGGGCGGAGGGCCTGGAAAAAGGCATCCGGGTCAAGACCTCCTCCTTCAGCCGGCACCACGTGAACGTCACCATGTGCAAGGCCAAGGCCGTGGGCAGCTATTCCAATTCCATCCTGGCCAACCAGGAGGCCACCAACGACGGCTACGACGAGGCGCTGCTCCTGGACGTGGAAGGTTACGTGGCCGAGGGCTCGGGGGAGAACATCTTCATCGTGCGCAACGGCGTGCTCTACACCCCAGACCTCACCTCCGCCCTGGAGGGCATCACCCGGGACACGGTGATCCAGCTCGCCCGAGAGGCGGGCCTCACCGTGGTGGAGAAGCGCATCACCCGGGACGAGGTGTACATCGCCGACGAAGCGTTTTTCACCGGCACCGCCGCGGAAGTAACCCCCATCCGGGAGCTGGACAATCGGATGATCGGTAGCGGTAGCCGCGGCCCGGTGACCGCCCGGCTGCAATCGATGTTTTTCGACGTGGTGAACGGCCGGTCGGAGAAGCATCTCGGCTGGCTGAGCTTCCTCTAG
- a CDS encoding zinc-finger domain-containing protein: MEENKTENRQRVVEVTAADLPLHCPMPSQKLWNAHPRVFLPIEKTGSSLCPYCGTLYKLKGGASSGRH; encoded by the coding sequence ATGGAAGAGAACAAGACGGAAAACCGGCAGCGGGTGGTGGAGGTGACCGCCGCCGATCTCCCTTTGCACTGCCCGATGCCGTCCCAGAAGCTGTGGAACGCCCATCCCCGGGTGTTCCTGCCGATCGAGAAGACGGGCTCGTCCCTGTGCCCCTACTGCGGCACCCTGTACAAACTGAAAGGCGGGGCGTCCTCGGGCCGCCACTGA
- the rfaF gene encoding lipopolysaccharide heptosyltransferase II: protein MDKILVVAPSWVGDCVMAQPLLARLKARPEPPRIDVLAPAWSAALFKRMPEVDAVIENPFPHGSLRLADRFRLGRRLQRHRYDQAIVLPNSLKSALAPFFARIPVRTGYVGEARYGLLNDARLLDKTGHPLLVERYAALAEPRGAPLPRPLPHPRLAADPAARQATLARLGLLGSGPVAVFCPGAEYGPAKRWPAAHFAALARALSRQGHAVWLVGSAKDREIAQEIAAAAQDGIAAPVLDLCGKTSLEEAIDLISAASLVVSNDSGLMHVAAALDRPLVALFGSSSPDYTPPLSPHARILRLGLPCSPCFKRVCPLGHFRCMVDLTPERVLEEIARLVPGGNP, encoded by the coding sequence ATGGACAAGATTCTGGTGGTGGCTCCTTCCTGGGTCGGCGACTGCGTGATGGCCCAGCCGCTCCTCGCGCGGCTCAAGGCCCGCCCCGAGCCGCCCCGCATCGACGTGCTGGCCCCGGCCTGGTCGGCCGCCTTGTTCAAGCGCATGCCGGAGGTGGACGCGGTGATCGAGAACCCATTTCCCCACGGCAGCCTGCGGCTGGCCGACCGGTTTCGCCTGGGCCGGCGGCTCCAGCGCCACCGCTACGATCAGGCGATCGTGCTGCCCAACTCCCTCAAGTCGGCCCTGGCGCCCTTCTTCGCCCGCATCCCGGTGCGCACCGGCTATGTGGGGGAGGCCCGCTACGGGCTCTTGAACGACGCGCGCCTCCTCGACAAGACCGGACATCCTCTCCTCGTGGAGCGCTACGCGGCCCTCGCCGAGCCCCGGGGCGCGCCCCTTCCCCGCCCCCTCCCCCACCCCCGCCTGGCGGCGGATCCGGCGGCCCGCCAGGCGACCCTCGCCCGGCTGGGCCTCCTAGGGAGCGGTCCCGTGGCCGTCTTCTGCCCCGGCGCCGAGTACGGGCCCGCGAAGCGCTGGCCGGCCGCCCACTTCGCTGCCCTCGCCCGGGCCCTCTCCCGGCAAGGCCACGCCGTATGGCTGGTGGGCTCGGCCAAGGATCGGGAGATCGCCCAGGAGATCGCGGCGGCTGCCCAGGACGGGATCGCCGCCCCCGTGCTCGATCTGTGCGGCAAGACCTCCCTGGAGGAGGCGATCGACCTCATTTCGGCGGCGAGCCTGGTGGTGAGCAACGACTCGGGCCTGATGCATGTCGCCGCCGCCCTGGACCGGCCCCTGGTGGCCCTGTTCGGCTCGTCGAGCCCGGACTACACCCCGCCCCTATCCCCCCACGCCCGCATCCTGCGCCTCGGCCTGCCCTGCAGCCCGTGTTTTAAGCGGGTCTGCCCCCTGGGCCACTTCCGCTGCATGGTGGACCTGACTCCTGAACGGGTGCTGGAGGAGATCGCCCGCCTCGTCCCGGGAGGCAACCCGTGA